The genomic region GGGTCGAGCGACGCTACCAGGCGCTCATCGAGAACGCGACCGACGTGATAACCGTCCTCGACACGGACGGCACGGTCCGCTACGAGAGTCCATCGGTCCGGGCGGTGCTCGGCTTCCGACCGGAAACCGTCGAGGGGCAGTCGGTGTTCTCGCTCATCCATCCGGAGGACGAGGCCGACGTCCGGGAGATGTTCACCGACCTCGCGGAGGGCGTCGCGGACACGGTCCGGGTCGAAGCTCGGGTCCGCCACGCGGACGGCACGTGGCGGGTCCTCGAGTCTGTCGGTCGCGACCTGGTCTCGGACCCGTACGTGGAGGGTATCGTCATCAACTCGCGCGACGTGACCGACCGCAAGCGCCGCGAGCGCGAACTCGTGCGTACCAACGAGCGTCTCGACCAGTTCGCGTCCCTGGTGAGCCACGACCTCCGGAACCCCCTCAACGTCGCAGAGGGCCACCTCGACATCGCGCTGGAGACCGGCGCCGAAGATTCGCTGCACATCGTGCGCGAAGAGCACGACCGGATGCGCGACATCATCGAGGACGTGCTCGCACTGGCCCGTGACGGCAAGGCGGTGACCGACCCCGTCCCCGTCTCCATCCGGGAGGTCGCCCGAGCGGCGTGGCGCAACGTCGACACCGACGAGGCCCGACTCGTAACCGACGAGGACCTGACCGTCCCGGCGGACCGCAATCGCCTGCTCGCGCTCTTCGAGAACCTGTTCCGGAACAGTGTAGACCACGGGTCGCCACGGCCAGGCAGCGACGGGTCCGACCACGGCGACACTCCCCTGACGGTCACCGTGTCGCTGACCGGGTCGGGTTTCGCCGTCGCCGACGACGGGCCGGGCATCCTCGATGACGCCCGCGACGAGGTGTTCACGTCCGGCTACACCACCGCCGAATCGGGGACCGGTTTCGGCCTCGCCATCGTGCGGTCCATCGCCGAGGCCCACGGCTGGTCGGTCGCACTCGCACCCGACGCCGACGGCGCACGCTTCGAGTTCGAGACGGTCGGTGGCGTCAACGAGGAATGAGGTGGCCACAACTCCTTTTGACGTCCTTCTCCAGGAGTAGCCATGCCCGAACGCGACGAGGTCAACTCGGTGTTCTTCTTCGTCGTCGTCCTCGGCGTCGTCAGCGGTGCGTTCGTCGTCGCCGCCTTCCTGTTGCCGACCATCGTCGGCGCGCTCGTCAGCGGCCGCGCCCTGCTCGCGCTCTCGCTCACCTTCGTCGGGTGTGGCCTGTCCGGCCTGGCGATGCTTCCCGCCGATGGCCGCCTCGCCTCGCTGGGGACGCCACGCGTCCCCGAACAGCGACTCTCGCTGGACCGGTT from Haloarchaeobius sp. HME9146 harbors:
- a CDS encoding histidine kinase N-terminal 7TM domain-containing protein is translated as MGWQPTPWADPLLLATVVSLSLALYAAVYVATVRRDRRVVAFFTLMFGTAVWSLGYSFQFASDDLAGKLLWHAVQVVGQTVAPVALLVFALTYAGLDRWVTRRRLALLAVVPLLTVTFAVTNGSDGLLWHSPTMAAPAGYEVLRLSPGPWLVVHATFSYLAVALGMAILIRLVARSRRLYRGQATALVAGVFVPVSANLANVSGLDPALVDLTPIAFAVSGMAFGLSIFRYRLLELVPVARDSVIESMQEGYALLDTTDRLIDVNPAGAALLGVDESRDLGRPMRELVPELAALFEGDASQAELELADGGLVRVTLSSLDVRDRGGRLLLVRAVGDARRVERRYQALIENATDVITVLDTDGTVRYESPSVRAVLGFRPETVEGQSVFSLIHPEDEADVREMFTDLAEGVADTVRVEARVRHADGTWRVLESVGRDLVSDPYVEGIVINSRDVTDRKRRERELVRTNERLDQFASLVSHDLRNPLNVAEGHLDIALETGAEDSLHIVREEHDRMRDIIEDVLALARDGKAVTDPVPVSIREVARAAWRNVDTDEARLVTDEDLTVPADRNRLLALFENLFRNSVDHGSPRPGSDGSDHGDTPLTVTVSLTGSGFAVADDGPGILDDARDEVFTSGYTTAESGTGFGLAIVRSIAEAHGWSVALAPDADGARFEFETVGGVNEE